In the bacterium SCSIO 12741 genome, TTTCTGTGGGAAGTAATCCCGAGAACAGCGCATTTCTGGAAAACGAAGTAGCCGTAGGTAAAATACTGTAATACAGCTCTTCGGACTCGGAACGGTAGTAATTTGATATAATAGGTTCAATGGTTTTCCATTGATCGTATCTCATGTTGTCGATGCAAATAACCACTAGCGGATCTTCCCCGTCTTTTACCTGTGGCAAGATGCGTTTTGGGAAAAGCGTGTGCGACATAATTGGTGCCACTTCACTCCTTCCATTAATCCAATCCAGGTAGTTGTCTTCGTAAAAGCGGCAGAAGGAATTATTGGCTTCCTCTTTTTGCATGGAAAGAATATCTCCCATTCCGCTTCCTTTCGACTTATCCAGCTCCAATTCCCAGTATACCAGTTTACGGTATACCTCAGTCCATTCATCCGCATCCAATCGATCGTTGATACGCATGCTCAACTGGCGAAATTCCTGCTGGTATTCAGAAGATGTTTTCTCGCGAACCAATCTTCTCGTATCCAGGTTCTTTTTAACCGAAAGCAAAATCTGCTTGGGGTTTACCGGTTTAATCAGGTAATCCGAAATCTTGGATCCGATGGCATCCTCCATGATATGCTCTTCCTCGCTTTTGGTAATCATTACCACAGGCAAGGAGCTAAAGGTCTCCTTGATTTTCGTTAAGGTCTCTAACCCCGTCAACCCAGGCATATTTTCATCGAGAAAAACAATATCAATGGGCTGGTATTCCAGGTATTCCAAAGCATCGTCGCCACTAGTTGCGGTAAATACCCGATATCCTTTTTCCTCTAGAAATAGAATGTGCGGTTTTAGCAAATCAATTTCATCGTCGGCCCAGAGAATGTTTATTTCGTTCATGGAGTGAAAGTGTTTAATGCGAAATTAAGATACCCAAAGGGATGGAACCCTGGGTTTAAAAAATTAAAAGTTAAAAGTTATTCGATCGAGATTTCCATTTACTCGTTGAGCGTTAAGATGCCGAGTCGATAAATCCATCTATTTTTGCCCCCTGATAATTGTAAGGCTTGAACGACTCCCTTCACACCAGCAAAAGGAAACTACTGAACGATCCGGTTTACGGATTTATTACCATCCCGGATGAATTAATTTTTGACCTCATCCAACATCCCTGGTTTCAACGATTGAGGCGTATTACGCAATTGGGACTGACTAACCTGGTGTATGGTGGAGCTCAACACACCCGATTTCAGCACGCCATTGGCGCCATGCACCTGATGACCAAGGCCATCGAGGTCATTCGATCGAAGGGACACCCCATTTCAGGCGAAGAGGCCTTGGGCGTTCAAATTGCCATTCTCCTTCATGATATTGGTCACGGCCCCTATTCCCATACTTTGGAAAATAGCCTGGTTACGGAAATTAGCCATGAGCAGATTTCCTTGCTCATCATGGAGCAAATCAACCAGGAATTAGGGGGCAAACTCGACATTGCGATCAGCATTTTCAAAAATGAGTACCCGAAAAAGTATTTGAACCAATTGGTTTCCAGCCAGCTCGACATGGACCGATTGGACTACCTGCGCCGCGATAGTTTTTTTACTGGCGTATCTGAAGGAGTGATCGGGGTAGAGCGGATTATCAAAATGCTGAATGTGGT is a window encoding:
- a CDS encoding PglZ domain-containing protein: MNEINILWADDEIDLLKPHILFLEEKGYRVFTATSGDDALEYLEYQPIDIVFLDENMPGLTGLETLTKIKETFSSLPVVMITKSEEEHIMEDAIGSKISDYLIKPVNPKQILLSVKKNLDTRRLVREKTSSEYQQEFRQLSMRINDRLDADEWTEVYRKLVYWELELDKSKGSGMGDILSMQKEEANNSFCRFYEDNYLDWINGRSEVAPIMSHTLFPKRILPQVKDGEDPLVVICIDNMRYDQWKTIEPIISNYYRSESEELYYSILPTATSFSRNALFSGLLPTEIESRYGKQWFTDDNDFTEEQVLLEGMVKLYGKSVKSEFIHVSNIEEGKKLADTLYNHLHNDLLVISYNFVDMMTHAKTDMEVIKELADDESAYRSVSRSWFDHSPLLEIIQKLAEKKVRVNLTTDHGSIRVSDPSKVIGDRNTNTNLRYKQGKNLDYQKRDVFVVDDPREAHLPAPNMNTEYIFSKGDKYFIYPNNYNHFVQFYKDTFQHGGISLEEVLIPFVTLSPKNIL